The Stenotrophomonas rhizophila genome has a window encoding:
- the ctaD gene encoding cytochrome c oxidase subunit I — protein MAHSAVDHDGHHGHQQSFFERWFFSTNHKDIGTLYLLFSFIMFIIGAAMSVIIRAELMQPGLQFVKPETFNQLTTVHALVMIFGGVMPAFVGLANWMIPLQVGAPDMALPRMNNWSFWLLPVAFSLLLLTFLLPGGAPAGGWTLYPPLSLQGGYNVAFTVFAIHVAGISSIMGAINIIATVLNMRAPGIDLLKMPIFCWSWLITAFLLIAVMPVLAGAVTMLLTDKFFGTSFFNAAGGGDPVMFQHIFWFFGHPEVYIMILPAFGVVSEIIPTFSRKPLFGYQAMVYAIAAIAFLSFIVWAHHMFTVGMPLGGEIYFMFATMLISIPTGVKVFNWVSTMWRGSLTFEAPMLWAVAFVILFTIGGFSGLMLAIVVADFQYHDTYFVVAHFHYVLVTGAVFALIGAVYYWWPKWTGRMYSEFWAKVHFWWSIIFVNLLFFPQHFLGLAGMPRRIPDYSVAFADWNLISSIGAFGMFVTPFMMAAILIASLRNGEKAADRAWEGARGLEWTVPSPAPAHTFTVPPTIRPGDLAHDDITH, from the coding sequence ATGGCGCATTCCGCAGTTGATCACGACGGGCATCACGGGCATCAGCAGTCGTTCTTCGAACGTTGGTTCTTCTCGACCAACCACAAGGACATCGGCACGCTCTACCTGCTTTTCAGCTTCATCATGTTCATCATCGGCGCGGCGATGAGCGTGATCATCCGCGCCGAGCTGATGCAGCCCGGCCTGCAGTTCGTGAAGCCGGAAACCTTCAACCAGCTCACCACCGTGCACGCGCTGGTGATGATCTTCGGTGGCGTCATGCCCGCCTTCGTCGGCCTGGCCAACTGGATGATCCCGCTGCAGGTGGGCGCGCCGGACATGGCGCTGCCGCGCATGAACAACTGGTCGTTCTGGCTGCTGCCGGTCGCCTTCAGCCTGCTGCTGCTCACCTTCCTGCTGCCCGGCGGCGCGCCAGCCGGCGGCTGGACCCTGTACCCGCCGCTGTCGCTGCAGGGCGGCTACAACGTGGCGTTCACCGTGTTCGCCATCCACGTGGCCGGCATCAGTTCGATCATGGGCGCGATCAACATCATCGCCACCGTGCTCAACATGCGCGCGCCGGGCATCGACCTGCTGAAGATGCCGATCTTCTGCTGGTCCTGGCTGATCACCGCCTTCCTGCTGATCGCGGTGATGCCGGTGCTGGCCGGTGCGGTGACCATGCTGCTCACCGACAAGTTCTTCGGTACCAGCTTCTTCAACGCGGCCGGCGGCGGCGACCCGGTGATGTTCCAGCACATCTTCTGGTTCTTCGGCCACCCGGAGGTGTACATCATGATCCTGCCGGCGTTCGGCGTGGTCAGTGAAATCATCCCCACCTTCAGCCGCAAGCCGCTGTTCGGTTACCAGGCCATGGTCTACGCGATCGCCGCGATCGCCTTCCTGTCCTTCATCGTCTGGGCCCACCACATGTTCACCGTGGGCATGCCGCTGGGCGGCGAAATCTACTTCATGTTCGCCACCATGCTGATCTCCATCCCCACCGGGGTGAAGGTGTTCAACTGGGTGAGCACCATGTGGCGCGGTTCGCTCACCTTCGAGGCGCCCATGCTGTGGGCGGTCGCCTTCGTGATCCTGTTCACCATCGGCGGCTTCTCCGGCCTGATGCTGGCCATCGTGGTGGCCGACTTCCAGTACCACGACACCTACTTCGTGGTGGCGCACTTCCACTACGTGCTGGTCACCGGCGCGGTGTTCGCGCTGATCGGCGCGGTGTACTACTGGTGGCCGAAGTGGACCGGGCGCATGTACAGCGAGTTCTGGGCCAAAGTGCACTTCTGGTGGTCCATCATTTTCGTGAACCTGCTGTTCTTCCCGCAGCACTTCCTGGGCCTGGCCGGCATGCCGCGCCGCATTCCCGATTACAGCGTGGCGTTTGCCGACTGGAACCTGATCAGCTCCATCGGCGCGTTCGGCATGTTCGTGACCCCGTTCATGATGGCCGCGATCCTGATCGCCTCGCTGCGCAACGGCGAAAAGGCCGCTGACCGCGCCTGGGAAGGTGCACGCGGGCTGGAATGGACGGTTCCGTCACCGGCACCGGCGCATACCTTCACCGTACCGCCGACCATCCGCCCGGGCGATCTGGCCCATGACGACATCACCCATTGA
- the cyoE gene encoding heme o synthase codes for MSVRQYWDLTKPKVVALIVFTALVGMFLAIPALPTAEQAVRGALGFLGIWLAASAAAAINQLLDAQIDAQMARTSWRPLVVGKVKPWQVLVFAGALIVLSMTILVLWVNVITAVLTFASLIGYAVIYTVYLKRATSQNIVIGGLAGATPPLLGWAAITGMQGPWDWAYASLLVLIIFIWTPPHFWALAIFRREDYAKAKIPMLPVTHGVAYTRKSIMAYSIVLAIVSILPTVVGMSGLFYLGGAVVLNAVFLWYAWRMLNPPDELFSMKMFGYSIVYLMALFAFLMVDHWMLPFL; via the coding sequence ATGAGCGTCAGGCAGTATTGGGATCTGACCAAGCCGAAGGTCGTGGCCCTGATCGTGTTCACCGCGCTGGTGGGCATGTTCCTGGCCATCCCCGCGTTGCCCACCGCTGAGCAGGCCGTGCGCGGCGCGCTGGGCTTCCTCGGCATCTGGCTGGCGGCCTCGGCCGCAGCGGCCATCAACCAGCTGCTGGACGCGCAGATCGACGCGCAGATGGCGCGCACCTCGTGGCGGCCGCTGGTAGTGGGCAAGGTCAAGCCGTGGCAGGTGCTGGTGTTTGCCGGCGCGCTGATCGTGCTGTCGATGACCATCCTGGTGCTGTGGGTGAACGTCATCACCGCCGTGCTGACCTTCGCCTCGCTGATCGGCTACGCGGTGATCTACACCGTGTACCTCAAGCGCGCCACCTCGCAGAACATCGTGATCGGCGGTCTCGCCGGCGCCACCCCGCCGCTGCTGGGCTGGGCGGCCATCACCGGCATGCAGGGTCCGTGGGACTGGGCGTATGCCTCGCTGCTGGTGCTGATCATCTTCATCTGGACCCCGCCGCATTTCTGGGCGCTGGCAATCTTCCGCCGCGAAGATTACGCCAAGGCCAAGATCCCGATGCTGCCGGTCACCCATGGCGTGGCGTACACCCGCAAGTCGATCATGGCGTATTCCATCGTGCTGGCCATCGTCAGCATCCTGCCCACGGTGGTGGGCATGAGCGGGCTGTTCTACCTGGGCGGCGCGGTGGTGCTCAACGCCGTATTCCTCTGGTACGCCTGGCGCATGCTCAACCCACCGGACGAGCTGTTCTCGATGAAGATGTTCGGCTACTCCATCGTCTACCTCATGGCGCTGTTCGCGTTCCTGATGGTGGACCACTGGATGTTGCCGTTCCTTTGA
- a CDS encoding twin transmembrane helix small protein: MNDSLKTLLVIAFLIVIVWNLGAGLYYLLVDRGQTKRTVNALTRRIAVSVALIVLVAIGIYSGWIKPHGVGG; the protein is encoded by the coding sequence ATGAATGATTCGTTGAAGACCCTGCTGGTAATCGCGTTTCTGATCGTCATCGTCTGGAATCTGGGCGCGGGGCTGTATTACCTGCTGGTCGACCGTGGCCAGACCAAACGCACGGTCAATGCGCTCACCCGCCGCATCGCGGTATCGGTGGCGCTGATCGTGCTGGTGGCCATCGGCATCTACAGCGGCTGGATCAAACCCCACGGCGTGGGCGGCTGA
- a CDS encoding beta-lactamase hydrolase domain-containing protein yields the protein MRRWNRPAFFSACVMCLVLLAPASSEAGPRSTQDGLDARLVERGPASLADADLARTFRNPAEDLYTGGQPTAAQLQQAATAGITTVIDLRQPTEDRGFDETATAASLGLHYVRIPVAGAAGLTPAKVQALQAALARANGPVLLHCASGNRVGALLALMKAQQGASTEQALQFGREAGMTSLEAQTRTLLEQDTAR from the coding sequence ATGCGACGTTGGAACCGCCCCGCCTTCTTCAGTGCCTGTGTGATGTGCCTGGTGTTGCTTGCTCCGGCCAGCAGCGAGGCAGGGCCCCGCTCTACGCAGGACGGGTTGGATGCTCGGCTGGTAGAGCGAGGCCCTGCCTCGCTGGCCGACGCCGACCTCGCCCGAACCTTCAGGAATCCTGCCGAAGACCTCTACACCGGCGGACAACCGACGGCAGCACAACTGCAGCAGGCCGCCACGGCAGGCATCACCACCGTGATCGACCTGCGCCAACCCACCGAGGACCGCGGCTTCGACGAAACCGCCACGGCGGCGTCGCTCGGCCTGCACTACGTGCGCATCCCGGTCGCCGGTGCTGCCGGCCTGACCCCCGCCAAGGTGCAGGCCCTGCAGGCCGCACTGGCCCGGGCAAACGGCCCGGTACTGCTGCACTGTGCCTCCGGCAACCGCGTCGGCGCGCTGCTGGCCCTGATGAAAGCGCAACAGGGCGCATCCACCGAACAGGCCCTGCAGTTCGGCCGCGAGGCCGGCATGACCTCGCTGGAGGCCCAGACCCGCACCCTGCTCGAGCAGGACACCGCGCGTTGA
- a CDS encoding COX15/CtaA family protein has protein sequence MNPTARPALHRNFHRLAWFALIMTASTIMFGSFVRLSDAGLSCPDWPTCYGRVTWPQHAQEVIGHEAAKIRPLETHKAWREQVHRFLAGALGIEILTLALLATRRRRWGTTAVVTACVLVATGIPLYMMGMHVLASILAITGEVILLIAALRWNNIDLSRAALLTLAVVIFQALLGMWTVTLLLKPIVVMGHLLGGMLMFGLLVWMAWRATHMPITLVQAPKLKWLLRIGVAVLVMQIALGGWVSANYAALACGGGSASLDNFPRCVSQWWPQHDFKEGFTLWRGIGVDYEGGVLDGASRIAIQMAHRMFAVVVAVYLLWLAVRLYRLPSMRGWASALGLLVVAQITLGILNVKLAVPLEVAVAHSGGAVALLFVLVTLMARLRAPSDVVDEAAGATP, from the coding sequence ATGAACCCCACCGCGCGCCCGGCGCTGCATCGCAATTTCCACCGTCTGGCGTGGTTCGCCCTGATCATGACGGCCAGCACGATCATGTTTGGTTCGTTCGTGCGCCTGTCCGATGCCGGCCTGAGCTGCCCGGACTGGCCGACCTGCTACGGCCGCGTGACCTGGCCGCAGCATGCGCAGGAAGTGATCGGCCACGAAGCGGCCAAGATCCGCCCGCTGGAAACCCACAAGGCGTGGCGCGAGCAGGTGCACCGTTTCCTGGCCGGCGCGCTGGGCATCGAAATCCTCACCCTGGCCCTGCTGGCCACGCGCCGCCGACGCTGGGGCACCACTGCCGTGGTTACCGCGTGCGTGCTGGTGGCCACCGGCATACCGCTGTACATGATGGGCATGCATGTCCTGGCCAGCATCCTGGCCATCACCGGCGAAGTGATCCTGCTGATCGCCGCGTTGCGCTGGAACAACATCGACCTCTCACGCGCGGCCTTGCTGACCCTGGCGGTGGTGATCTTCCAGGCGCTGCTGGGCATGTGGACGGTGACCCTGCTGCTCAAGCCCATCGTGGTCATGGGCCACCTGCTCGGCGGCATGCTGATGTTCGGGCTGCTGGTGTGGATGGCCTGGCGCGCCACGCACATGCCGATCACCCTGGTGCAGGCGCCGAAGCTGAAGTGGCTGCTGCGCATCGGCGTGGCCGTGCTGGTCATGCAGATCGCATTGGGTGGCTGGGTGAGCGCCAACTACGCCGCGCTGGCCTGCGGCGGCGGCAGTGCCTCGCTGGATAACTTCCCGCGCTGCGTCAGCCAGTGGTGGCCGCAGCACGACTTCAAGGAAGGCTTCACGCTGTGGCGTGGCATCGGCGTGGATTACGAAGGGGGCGTGCTCGATGGCGCTTCGCGTATCGCGATCCAGATGGCGCACCGCATGTTTGCCGTTGTCGTGGCGGTGTACCTGCTGTGGCTGGCGGTGCGCCTGTACCGGCTGCCGAGCATGCGTGGCTGGGCCAGTGCGCTGGGGCTGCTGGTCGTGGCGCAGATTACCCTGGGCATTCTCAACGTGAAGCTGGCGGTGCCGCTCGAAGTGGCAGTGGCGCACAGCGGCGGCGCGGTCGCGCTGCTGTTCGTGCTGGTCACGCTGATGGCCCGCCTGCGCGCGCCTTCCGACGTGGTGGATGAAGCCGCTGGGGCGACACCATGA
- a CDS encoding SURF1 family protein: protein MMRKHTRLIGWVVAVLVILAFCQLGRWQLQRMHEKQALLDQQLPARAQTLSLAQAQAAPVQLRWVEDHGHFLPGTVLLDNQTREGRAGIKVYQPFRSDGGAVVLVDLGWLPMPGDRTLPAIVPRDGPAQVAGLLAPPPASGLVLGPAFTATPQPGVWLANRMPPDEVASTLALPAGSLHGPVLRLDPALPGGYARDLELLPNTLPPSRHLGYAVQWFGLALTVLTVALVLEWRRRRPARPLLP from the coding sequence ATGATGCGCAAGCACACGCGCCTGATCGGCTGGGTCGTCGCCGTGCTGGTGATCCTCGCGTTCTGCCAGCTGGGCCGCTGGCAGCTGCAGCGGATGCATGAAAAACAGGCGCTGCTGGATCAGCAACTGCCGGCCCGTGCGCAGACTCTCAGCCTGGCCCAGGCGCAGGCCGCACCCGTGCAGCTGCGCTGGGTGGAGGACCACGGCCACTTCCTGCCCGGCACCGTGCTGCTGGACAACCAGACCCGCGAAGGCCGCGCCGGCATCAAGGTGTACCAGCCGTTCCGCAGCGATGGCGGCGCGGTGGTGCTGGTGGACCTGGGTTGGCTGCCGATGCCGGGCGACCGCACCCTGCCGGCCATCGTGCCGCGCGACGGCCCCGCCCAGGTGGCCGGCCTGCTGGCGCCGCCGCCGGCCAGCGGGCTCGTGCTGGGCCCGGCATTCACCGCGACCCCGCAACCGGGTGTGTGGCTGGCCAACCGCATGCCGCCCGATGAAGTCGCCTCCACGCTGGCACTGCCCGCGGGCAGCCTGCACGGCCCGGTACTGCGCCTGGACCCGGCGCTGCCCGGCGGCTACGCCCGCGACCTGGAGCTGCTGCCCAACACCCTGCCGCCCAGCCGCCACCTCGGCTACGCCGTGCAGTGGTTCGGCCTGGCCCTGACCGTGCTGACCGTCGCCCTCGTCCTCGAATGGCGCCGGCGGCGCCCGGCACGCCCCCTCCTTCCATGA
- a CDS encoding cytochrome c oxidase subunit 3 has protein sequence MATQHSPDANVYFVPTHSKWPFIGSIAMMVTMVGVASWLNDAGWGKWTFYAGIAMLVLTLFWWFSDVVRESQAGNYNHQVDGSFRMGMVWFIFSEVMFFGAFFGALFYTRNLGLPWLGGEGDGVMTNELLWDGYSAAWPTNGPGAIGGHFQTIPAWGLPLINTLILLTSGVTLTIAHHALKAGHRRQLLVWLGITVLLGAFFLTLQAEEYIHAYKELNLTLGSGIYGSTFFMLTGFHGAHVLLGTIMLIVMWLRSAKGHFTRDNHFGFEAAAWYWHFVDVVWLMLFLFVYVL, from the coding sequence ATGGCCACCCAGCACAGCCCAGACGCCAACGTGTACTTCGTGCCCACCCACAGCAAGTGGCCCTTCATCGGCTCCATCGCGATGATGGTCACCATGGTGGGCGTGGCCAGCTGGCTCAATGATGCCGGCTGGGGCAAGTGGACCTTCTACGCCGGCATCGCCATGCTGGTGCTGACCCTGTTCTGGTGGTTCAGCGACGTCGTGCGCGAATCGCAGGCCGGCAACTACAACCACCAGGTCGACGGCTCGTTCCGGATGGGCATGGTGTGGTTCATCTTCTCCGAAGTGATGTTCTTCGGTGCCTTCTTCGGCGCGCTGTTCTACACCCGCAACCTGGGCCTGCCGTGGCTGGGCGGCGAGGGCGACGGGGTGATGACCAATGAACTGCTCTGGGATGGCTATTCGGCCGCCTGGCCGACCAACGGCCCGGGCGCCATCGGCGGCCACTTCCAGACCATTCCGGCCTGGGGCCTGCCGCTGATCAACACGCTGATCCTGCTTACCTCCGGCGTCACCCTCACCATCGCCCACCACGCGCTCAAGGCCGGCCACCGCCGCCAGCTGCTGGTGTGGCTGGGCATCACCGTGCTGCTGGGCGCGTTCTTCCTCACCCTGCAGGCCGAGGAATACATCCACGCCTACAAGGAGCTCAACCTCACCCTGGGCTCGGGCATCTACGGCTCCACGTTCTTCATGCTCACCGGCTTCCACGGCGCGCACGTGCTGCTGGGCACGATCATGCTGATCGTGATGTGGCTGCGCTCGGCCAAGGGCCACTTCACCCGCGACAACCATTTCGGTTTCGAGGCCGCCGCGTGGTACTGGCACTTCGTCGACGTGGTGTGGCTGATGCTGTTCCTGTTCGTCTACGTGCTGTAG
- the coxB gene encoding cytochrome c oxidase subunit II, producing MKQRRKWGTQFAKAVGCGAALMAPALAWAQSADPVPWQLNMGKGVTQSSRLAWESNMFSLWVCTVIGVLVFGAMFYAIFKFRKSKGAVAATFSHNTRAEIVWTVIPVIILVVMAWPATANLIKFYDTRDAEMTVKVTGYQWMWKYEYLGEDVTFTSRLDRESDRVRQSGKVPDRESHPHYLLDVDNRLVLPVDTKVRFVITSDDVIHAWWVPALGWKQDAIPGFVNEAWTNIEKVGVYRGQCAELCGKDHGFMPIVVEAVSKEDFQKWLAEKRPKAPDPAPAPAAPEAAPAPADPAAPTPEAAPAAAPAPENA from the coding sequence ATGAAGCAACGCAGAAAGTGGGGCACGCAGTTCGCAAAGGCAGTGGGGTGTGGGGCAGCGCTGATGGCGCCGGCACTGGCGTGGGCTCAATCGGCCGACCCGGTTCCGTGGCAGCTGAACATGGGCAAGGGGGTCACCCAGAGCTCGCGGCTGGCCTGGGAATCCAACATGTTCTCCCTGTGGGTGTGTACGGTCATCGGCGTGCTGGTGTTCGGCGCGATGTTCTATGCCATCTTCAAGTTCCGCAAATCCAAGGGGGCGGTCGCCGCCACCTTCAGCCACAACACCAGGGCCGAGATCGTCTGGACGGTCATTCCAGTGATCATCCTGGTGGTGATGGCGTGGCCGGCCACGGCCAACCTGATCAAGTTCTACGACACCCGCGATGCTGAAATGACCGTCAAGGTCACTGGCTACCAGTGGATGTGGAAGTACGAATACCTGGGTGAAGACGTCACCTTCACCAGCCGCCTGGACCGCGAATCCGACCGGGTCCGGCAGAGCGGCAAGGTACCCGACCGCGAAAGCCACCCGCATTACCTGCTCGACGTGGACAACCGCCTGGTGCTGCCGGTCGACACCAAGGTGCGTTTCGTCATCACCTCCGATGACGTGATCCACGCGTGGTGGGTGCCCGCGCTGGGCTGGAAGCAGGACGCCATTCCCGGTTTCGTCAACGAAGCCTGGACCAATATCGAGAAGGTCGGCGTGTACCGCGGCCAGTGTGCCGAACTGTGCGGCAAGGACCATGGCTTCATGCCCATCGTGGTGGAAGCGGTGTCCAAGGAAGATTTCCAGAAGTGGCTGGCCGAAAAGCGGCCCAAGGCGCCCGACCCGGCGCCGGCACCGGCCGCACCGGAAGCCGCCCCTGCGCCCGCAGACCCGGCGGCGCCCACACCCGAGGCTGCACCCGCAGCTGCACCGGCGCCTGAAAACGCCTGA
- a CDS encoding bile acid:sodium symporter family protein, which yields MTRWWSRLRPDNFTLALLGTVLLASFLPMHGPAAMVLDDVTDVAIAALFFLHGARLPRESIMAGLLHWRLHLTILACTFVLFPLFGLAFKPLGGWLLTPELYIGVLFLCALPSTVQSSIAFTSLARGNVPAAVVSASLSSILGVFLTPLLLALLAGTAGGMHNPGQAILSIMLQLLVPFVAGHLLRPWIARWVERQRALLRYTDQGTILLVVYSAFGEAVNEGLWSKTPLLSLLTVAVVAAVLLGIAMPTIAFLSRRLGFNREDRITILFCGSKKSLATGVPMAKILFAGGSLGAIVLPIMIYHQIQLIVCAVIAQRYARDPVVNPAPLD from the coding sequence ATGACCCGCTGGTGGTCGCGCCTGCGACCGGACAACTTCACCCTCGCCCTGCTCGGCACCGTGCTGCTGGCGTCGTTCCTGCCGATGCACGGTCCTGCGGCCATGGTGCTGGACGATGTCACCGACGTGGCCATCGCTGCGCTGTTCTTCCTGCACGGCGCGCGCCTGCCGCGCGAATCGATCATGGCCGGGCTGCTGCACTGGCGCCTGCACCTGACCATCCTTGCCTGCACGTTCGTGCTGTTCCCGCTGTTCGGGCTGGCGTTCAAGCCGCTGGGTGGCTGGCTGCTCACCCCCGAGCTGTACATCGGCGTGCTGTTCCTGTGCGCGTTGCCGTCCACGGTCCAGTCATCGATCGCGTTCACCTCGCTGGCGCGCGGCAACGTGCCGGCGGCGGTGGTCAGCGCTTCGCTGTCCAGCATCCTCGGCGTGTTCCTCACCCCGCTGCTGCTGGCCCTGCTAGCCGGCACCGCAGGCGGCATGCACAACCCCGGCCAGGCCATCCTGAGCATCATGCTGCAGCTGCTGGTGCCGTTCGTGGCCGGCCACCTGCTACGCCCGTGGATCGCCCGCTGGGTGGAACGGCAGCGCGCGCTGCTGCGCTACACCGACCAGGGCACGATCCTGCTGGTGGTGTATTCGGCCTTCGGTGAAGCGGTCAACGAAGGGCTGTGGAGCAAGACCCCGCTGCTGTCGCTGCTCACCGTGGCGGTGGTGGCGGCGGTGCTGCTGGGTATCGCCATGCCAACGATTGCCTTCCTGTCACGGCGGCTGGGCTTCAACCGCGAAGACCGCATCACCATCCTGTTCTGCGGTTCCAAGAAGAGCCTGGCCACCGGCGTGCCGATGGCCAAGATCCTGTTCGCCGGCGGCAGCCTGGGCGCCATCGTGCTGCCGATCATGATCTACCACCAGATCCAGCTGATCGTCTGCGCGGTGATCGCACAGCGCTACGCACGCGACCCCGTGGTGAACCCCGCGCCATTGGACTGA
- a CDS encoding calcium-binding protein, which produces MKRWLWMAVMVASMVCGTAAAVPAGGVGDTATQIVTLAGNHRLVVLGEYHGTAETPLLVADLMERYSRNNASVRLGLELPMSENAALARYLRSNGDADAREALRTSPFWRVKDGQHDGRRSRDMLALIEALRVLRSQGRDIAVAGYDIEISAYDSDVDRDAEMATHVRQQFNALPSAARMLVLTGNVHAMRHPFEDAPPEMKHRTMAAFLLDLPLYSVRVEALRGHTWHCMSPCRAMPLLERPARDPVAETDPDRSYDVWVYLPELSVGTLTDR; this is translated from the coding sequence ATGAAGCGATGGCTCTGGATGGCTGTGATGGTAGCTTCGATGGTGTGCGGCACAGCCGCCGCCGTGCCGGCAGGCGGTGTCGGCGACACCGCAACGCAGATCGTGACCTTGGCGGGCAACCACCGGCTGGTGGTGCTCGGCGAATACCACGGTACCGCCGAAACGCCGCTGCTGGTGGCCGACCTGATGGAACGCTACAGCCGCAACAACGCGTCCGTGCGGCTGGGGTTGGAGCTGCCGATGAGCGAGAACGCCGCGCTGGCGCGGTACCTGCGCTCCAACGGTGATGCGGATGCGCGCGAAGCACTGCGCACCTCGCCGTTCTGGCGGGTGAAAGATGGCCAGCATGACGGGCGCCGTAGTCGCGACATGCTGGCGCTGATCGAAGCCCTGCGCGTGCTGCGGTCGCAGGGTCGAGATATCGCTGTAGCGGGCTACGATATTGAGATCAGCGCGTACGACAGCGACGTGGATCGCGACGCGGAGATGGCCACCCATGTGCGCCAACAGTTCAACGCGCTGCCCAGTGCGGCGCGGATGCTGGTACTGACAGGCAACGTGCATGCGATGCGCCACCCGTTCGAAGATGCGCCCCCGGAAATGAAGCATCGCACCATGGCGGCGTTCCTTCTGGACCTGCCGCTGTACAGCGTGCGCGTGGAGGCACTGCGTGGCCACACCTGGCATTGCATGAGCCCCTGCCGCGCGATGCCGCTGCTCGAGCGGCCAGCGCGCGATCCGGTTGCCGAAACGGACCCGGATCGCTCGTATGACGTATGGGTGTACCTGCCGGAGCTGAGCGTAGGCACATTGACTGACCGTTGA
- a CDS encoding cytochrome c oxidase assembly protein, whose product MSETRPAPHAGLPRLIAVAVAVFVLTFSLVPLYRIACEKVFGVRLERGPGAAAVGAPGAAKRTVRVQFDGGVNSKLPWAFHPEQLTMDVVPGELNEALYYARNDSDHALVGSAVPSVAPAKASGYFSKTECFCFTAQTLVAGEKRDMPVRFIVDPDLPANIKTITLSYTFYKNDALSAQLATATPPATARSAP is encoded by the coding sequence ATGAGCGAGACCCGCCCCGCACCGCATGCCGGGCTGCCGCGCCTGATCGCGGTGGCGGTGGCGGTGTTCGTGCTCACCTTCTCGCTGGTGCCGCTGTATCGCATCGCCTGCGAAAAGGTGTTCGGGGTGCGGCTGGAGCGTGGCCCTGGTGCGGCGGCGGTGGGCGCGCCCGGCGCAGCCAAGCGCACCGTGCGGGTGCAGTTCGATGGCGGCGTGAACTCCAAACTGCCGTGGGCCTTCCACCCCGAACAGCTGACCATGGACGTGGTGCCCGGCGAACTCAACGAAGCGCTGTACTACGCGCGCAATGACAGCGACCACGCGCTGGTGGGCAGCGCGGTGCCGTCGGTGGCCCCGGCCAAGGCCTCGGGTTACTTCAGCAAGACCGAATGCTTCTGCTTCACCGCGCAGACCCTGGTGGCCGGCGAGAAACGCGACATGCCGGTGCGTTTCATCGTCGATCCGGACCTGCCCGCCAACATCAAGACCATCACCCTGTCCTACACGTTCTACAAGAACGACGCGCTGTCGGCGCAGCTGGCCACGGCGACCCCGCCGGCCACCGCGCGCTCGGCACCCTGA